Proteins co-encoded in one Henckelia pumila isolate YLH828 unplaced genomic scaffold, ASM3356847v2 CTG_391:::fragment_3, whole genome shotgun sequence genomic window:
- the LOC140871120 gene encoding O-fucosyltransferase 23, which yields MDSSHRKHLRLSGLHLNSLACKCVFLVVIALVFRAVFLHTFSGFGSIEKGSFFAVKSRPLTLNSDFLWGKSKFLEVPQIIWGLNNQKIALARACLTARMLNRTLLMPSLSASLFYKEVDLLEPVSFDKIFEFEKFNSLCKGFVQLSRYSEVINRTNLLELRKGSGRRWTIDSDLHQLRRFSQHPFDEYEIIRIVGKNPFLWHDHWPVKDYAKVFECLVLGEDISREADMVVSKIREIGLKVSREVGSISSMSQPIPYAAVHMRIEKDWMIHCKKLEQRLNISEICSSKDQIIQRVGNIEGLKTPIIIYLAVADDLLEDDSIMAGWKEGLLPLEKKKLGVLHLYKKHPYLIQSAIDYEVCLRSDVFVGNSFSTFSSLVVLDRTQKMINMGVKRPCGMIVRWPSYAYNLEGESKRPRLWATNMSESSLQAISYGSNHISCS from the coding sequence ATGGACTCATCCCATCGCAAACACTTGAGATTGTCTGGACTGCATTTGAATTCGCTGGCCTGCAAATGTGTGTTCTTGGTTGTCATTGCTTTGGTTTTCAGAGCAGTTTTTCTTCATACATTCTCAGGCTTTGGCAGCATTGAAAAGGGCAGTTTCTTTGCTGTCAAAAGTCGGCCACTGACCTTGAATTCAGATTTTCTATGGGGAAAATCCAAGTTTTTAGAGGTTCCTCAAATCATATGGGGCTTGAATAACCAAAAAATTGCATTAGCAAGGGCTTGTTTAACCGCAAGAATGCTGAATCGAACACTTCTAATGCCTAGCTTGAGTGCCTCACTTTTTTATAAAGAGGTGGATCTTCTGGAGCCTGTTTCATTCGATAAGATCTTCGAGTTTGAGAAGTTCAATTCTCTCTGCAAGGGGTTTGTTCAATTGAGTCGGTACTCAGAAGTTATTAACAGAACCAACCTTCTTGAGCTTCGGAAGGGAAGTGGAAGGAGATGGACAATTGACAGCGATCTACATCAGTTAAGACGTTTCAGTCAGCATCCATTTGATGAATACGAAATAATTCGAATAGTAGGTAAGAACCCTTTTCTGTGGCATGATCATTGGCCAGTCAAGGACTATGCAAAGGTATTTGAGTGCTTAGTTCTGGGGGAAGATATATCAAGAGAAGCTGATATGGTTGTTTCCAAGATCAGGGAGATCGGATTAAAAGTAAGCAGAGAAGTTGGGTCCATCAGTTCAATGTCACAGCCAATTCCATACGCAGCAGTTCACATGAGAATTGAAAAGGACTGGATGATCCATTGTAAAAAACTGGAGCAGAGATTGAATATCAGTGAAATTTGTAGCAGTAAGGATCAGATTATCCAAAGAGTGGGAAACATAGAGGGTCTGAAAACTCCAATAATTATTTACCTTGCAGTTGCAGATGATCTTCTTGAAGATGACTCGATAATGGCAGGTTGGAAGGAAGGATTACTTCCCTTGGAGAAGAAAAAGTTGGGTGTTCTCCATTTATACAAGAAGCACCCATATCTGATTCAGTCAGCAATTGACTATGAAGTATGCTTGAGATCTGATGTGTTCGTTGGAAACAGCTTTTCAACTTTCTCTAGCCTTGTAGTTCTTGACAGAACTCAAAAAATGATCAATATGGGTGTAAAACGACCATGTGGAATGATTGTCAGATGGCCATCTTATGCCTACAATTTAGAAGGTGAATCAAAAAGACCTCGTCTATGGGCAACGAATATGTCCGAGTCAAGCCTTCAAGCAATTAGTTATGGTTCTAATCATATTTCTTGCTCGTGA